Proteins from one Rhizoctonia solani chromosome 5, complete sequence genomic window:
- a CDS encoding SH3 domain-containing protein — protein sequence MADEEQPPPRKVGSLRDRIAQFEKKPETTSAPPPARPAPKQWAWKAKQEAAVAAGPPTTPPRPAFSSNDAREAIAGGMGSLKERMAALQGRNIGGMAPAAKPKKIVIEREEPKEDEQAEPAQDEDEEEQARRARLAERMAKLGGARVGMGPPLFSRPQKHEETTEDDKHPRPLEPKATAVENESAPDAAEPATTDAEPATSDPHVVSDEVKPAPSDEQAVPSDDTKPAPAEEPRTCLHR from the exons ATGGCCGACGAGGAACAGCCCCCGCCCCGCAAAGTGGGCTCGTTGCGCGACCGGATTGCCCAGTTTGAGAAGAAGCCCGAGACGACGAGTGCGCCACCCCCAGCCAGGCCAGCCCCGAAGCAATGGGCATGGAAGGCAAAGCAGGaggctgctgttgctgctgggCCTCCCACCACTCCTCCA CGCCCTGCGTTCTCATCCAACGATGCACGCGAGGCTATCGCGGGTGGGATGGGAAGTCTCAAAGAGCGCATGGCTGCCCTTCAAGGCAGGAACATCGGTGGCATGGCCCCAGCCGCAAAGCCAAAGAAGATTGTCATCGAGCGAGAGGAACCCAAGGAGGATGAACAAGCCGAGCCTGCTcaagacgaagacgaggaagaacagGCGCGTAGGGCGAGACTGGCAGAACGGATGGCCAAG CTCGGTGGAGCGCGCGTCGGAATGGGCCCACCTCTGTTCTCACGCCCTCAGAAACACGAAGAGACGACGGAAGATGATAAGCACCCGAGGCCACTA GAACCCAAGGCTACGGCAGTCGAGAACGAGTCTGCGCCCGACGCCGCGGAGCCTGCCACCACCGACGCCGAACCCGCAACCTCTGACCCTCATGTCGTCTCGGATGAGGTCAAGCCTGCACCCTCCGACGAGCAAGCCGTACCGTCTGATGACACCAAGCCTGCGCCCGCTGAAGAGCCAAGGACGTGCCTCCATCGATGA